ataattGCATTCTCTtctctaaaattttgtatatttatatgtagatcttttgtattttgagaaattacatctagcactcaTGAGATTTGCTTCTGGCTAATAAATATGTTCCCCTATTACTCaagattaattgaatttgctgatattaatgaaaaaattaatatttattctcaattgacttattactgacttattataagtcaagtattttttttcagaccaaactatccttataatggtgaagatatatctcCTTACGTGCGTTTAACgcgtgaagatgtatgagggtaatttgatcatacaaaaacttatttgaatGTTCATCAAAGTCCAACTTGAATGTAAAGGATTTGAATCTTATTAGAAATGTAGAGCTCGTTGTTTTATGTGATGCACAGATCACTGAATTCGTTTATTTTTAAGTGGGCCGGCTTAATTTTATGGTAATCAAGtttgataatatttcaatGAGTTATGGgggaatattttataacggATACGTTTTTTTAGCAGGTGGAACATTTTCTAATAGTCAGACTTATTTATTACgtgacaattatatttttttaattggcaGATAGTACAGTAATCAGGCCTACTCCATTGGAACAGTTACGATGACTTTAATTTGATCCAACCTTTTCGATCTCTTAAGAAATCAAACCCTCGTTTCATGGCGATTGAATATTGCGATGATAGGTTTCAAGTAGCCATGACGGCTTTAGAGGTTTGTTTTTAAAACTCATGAGATGTCTTatcttgtaaaaataaataagctctcaaaatatttagataaataaaatgtcagagtttatttttaaaatatcttataaaatgtatcaaataaacttaatcaaacatttttttttaaaaaaaataaagaataacttatattattattattattacaccaCCGCCCTTGAGGTTTGGTGAAAGTACAAGTGACTCCctgtaacttaaaaaattatacttaatattcctaatatttatttttcacctatcaaataaatcttcattaatcaaatttcatttgaattatgggtattagcaaaaaaataaaataaaaatttatatttatcaaattgacTTTTAATGagttattacaagtcaaacaaatattttcttaccaaaTCATACTTATAAGCGGGAAGATATGTCTCTTCATATGTATTAGTATGTGAAAATGTGTAAGGatagtttggttagaaaaaatatatatttaacgtGTAAAAAAGTCAGTGATGAGTCAATTAGggtaaaagtatatttttatttaatttttttattaatatcaataaattcaataaattttaactaataaatatttatttataaaaaataaaaaaatattaaatatgattttatatatgagagagacagagacaAGAGCAAGGGGAATCACATAAATAACTGAAAATCCAAGGGCTTGGGCCGTTATATTTAAAACTGAATTTTGTCACTCCGGTTTCTATTGCCAGGACAAGTCCCATCCTTCCAAACGGAAACCCAAATCAAACGAAGCGCAGGCGCGGAGGGACCTTTCCTGGCGTTAGCATTTTCCAACGGCAATAATTGTACAATCATTATTGCTTCAGAAATTGAAATCTCCGGGAGTGGaaagagagcgagagagaaaTGGTTGAAAGTCCTATTCTtttgaatcaaatttgataaagaaagaggaaaaacttAAACCCTGGATTgtctttttgttgattaatCTTCTCTCTCGCTCGAATTTATAGCTCAGGATCTTTAATTTGTTGGTGGTTGTCATCCTGTTGGTATTTCTATTGATTAATTTCGGGAGATAATTTATCTTGATTTCTCGGTTTGAGTTGGAGggaaatcttttaaaaaatgggtaGCAAGAGAGAAGAGGAGAGAAACGAAAAGATTATACGGGGTCTGATGAAGCTTCCTCCCAATCGCCGATGCATTAACTGCAACACCttggtaaaaatataaaattcttaaattacTGCTCTTATTGAATCTTCGTGCTTTATTGAATTATGTCATTTATGTGTAGCTTAATCTTCCTCCCAATTAGAGGTGATATTAATAAAGCTTTTAGTAAATGGCTGTGAAAACTTatgtaatttatgatttttcgtgtgttgaattttttatatctagaTTATCAGGagtttctcttttgtttcgtaattttataaacagtTTCGTTCATGAGTAACTGGATTCTTAAGCTTCTGTGAAACTATTTTCTGTAAGGAATTAAGAGAATAGCTAGAAGTTTATTATTCTGGTTCTAGTTTTTGCTATTCCTTTGTTTGCATGCGTGTTAATCGAAAGTTTTTCATGGGGTTAATTTTCTCGacgtttttattattttctggttGCAGGGTCCTCAATATGTGTGCACAACTTTTTGGACGTTTGTTTGTATGACATGCAGTGGAATACAGTGAGTATCCATGTTTTCCTGTTTGAGAAGCCAAATTTCGTAAtgctcaattaattattattaataagtatGCTTAATAGTAAACATCGCACTTTCTCGTTGAGTCTTTTCCTGGATATTTGAAACTGTGATGTaagttttgaacttttttttcgGGTAAAGTTCATGTGAAGAATGTTCCTCGTAAGAAGATTATCTTTCAAGATTCTTTATATATGCAGTTGTCAGTTTCTGGAACAAACTAATATGAATTGTCTGATTGAGGAATTAagtacatataattgatttctgTTGATGGCAACTATTGGATccataaatatatgataacaTTAGTCAATCAAAAGCGTTAGGTTGATTTCCTGAGTGATTTGACGGTGCTACTTGGTTGGTTTTTAGACCCTTGTTATTTGGATTTCGTAGACTGCAATTAAACCAGGTATGGAAGCATCGTTATCCATGCGTGCTTTAATATTCTCAGCGGAAGAGGGTCTTAACCTTTTCTGGTCAATATTTAACCTCTGTAAAACTGTTATTTGGAATATAGTCGGATAATGCACTTTCTCTTGCTGGGAGTTGCATTTACCAGATATCAAGTACGAAACACATCGATTCTGTTTGTGTTGCAGTCGTGAGTTTACGCATCGTGTTAAGTCTGTTTCCATGTCTAAGTTCACTTCTCAAGAAGTGGATGCACTTCAGAAAGGTGGAAATCAGGTAATTGTGCTCCTGCTTTATTGTTTTTTGGCAATGTTTTCCTGCTGTTTCTGATATATTTCTATTCCAGCGTGCAAGGGAGTTATTTTTGAAGGCTTGGGACCCACACAAGCTGCGACTTACAGATAATAGGTTCAGATTTTATTACTTTGCTgtgtatgaaaaataaaatgcttcTTAAACAACTGACAATTTTATCTTGCAGTAATGCTGATAAGGTTCGTGAGTTTATAAAGGATGTTTATGTGAAGAAAAGATATGCTGTTGAGAAGCCATCTGATAGGCCTCCAAAAGATCCACAGGTTATTACTCTGGAGAGAATATTACTGACTTTTTGAAACCAGGATATCTATGGATGTTACTAGATGTAGTTAGCTATTGCAACATCTAACATAAAGATTGAATATATACTTCATGGACTGACTTTTCAGGGATTAAGAAGTTATGAAGACGAGACAAGGCGAGCAAACTCATACCATTCTTACTCTCAGAGTCCGCCCTACGATTTTCAGTATGAAGAACGGCGTTATGGGAAACATGCAGTTTGTCTTACCAGAAAGCCTGGTTCAGACCGAGGCCTTTATGGGGCAAAACTCTCTAGTTTCTCGAGTCCTAGTCGGTTTAGTGATCATGCAAATGATGAAGGGTTTGCAAATGAGGGATCTCATCCCAGAGTTTTAGAGTATTCTGCTTCTAGTGGAAGTGATCCTTTCAGATGCGGTGCACTATCAGCGGGCTCTCAGAGAGATATTGGAAGTCCCTTTAGTGAAACTTCAAGTAACTTTTCGAACAAAATTACAGGGCATCATACAGTTCTACATAATTCAGATGCAATTAGTGGAAGCAAAAGAAGGCATTCGCAGGTCATGTCTCTATCCCTCCAATTTCTGGTAAAAGCAGAATTGTTTTGGACTTGTGTGGTTTACCAGTGTTGTTTCTTGAGTTTTTATTTGTCTGAGTAAGAGCGCCACATCGTAATGTGCACCTCTTCATATTGTTTTACTTCACTGCAAACGTGGAAAAGATTGTGACTTGAAGTGTTttctataatcaaaattgactgGTATGTAATTTTGGATGCTTCTGAGTAGTTTTCATCCTAGACTGGTAGTATAAAGTCCAATATGTGATGGGCCATCCTATAacaatgaagaagaaaatagtgACAAGAAACacaataggaaaaagaaaaaacaaagtgaataaacagaaagaaagaaattgtaaaaagaaagaattagtATAGATTCTATATGAAGAACAATCTTCAATCTGTCCATGACAATCATATCATTTCTTGTCTCTTGTTTGTTCAACATATAGACATCACTGAATGACATAAAAATAGTTGGGATAGTATAGACAAGAATATTCTAAGTTGAGATAACCTAAAATTGTTTCTCCTATTTCCCATTTTGTTTGTAGGTTGTAATCAACTCTTTTTAACAGCTGTCTTTCTAGAATGTTAGGTAGGTAAACATTTATTTAAAGAGAATATGGTATCTAGTTAGgaaaaaatttcacttttggtatCCTAACTATTCCACAACTTCAGATTTGGTCTCACATGTTCCCTACTCATTAGTCTTGGTATCTaatgtttctatttttcataattgttGTTACCTGTCGTTAGTTTGACCGTAAAAGCTAGCGGTTGACCCCAATTCAGAACAAAAAGAGGCGGGATTTCGTCAATAAAAGTTGTTGCCTAGTGTTCACTACACTAGAGAGAGTGGAATTGAGGGAAAATTAGCAGAAAACGAGAGGAAGGCAAAACCACTTTCCATTCTTTCTCAAATTCGAGTACGGGTTCGTCTAGTGAGAAAGTTTTACGTGGgaaaaatgtattttgaaTGTGGAATCGAGCTTCCACTGAAGACTTCTTggaccaaaataaatttgggaATAAGGTTTGGACATGTCCTAATTAGgggtaaatttgaaatatgtcttctttattttgtttttgtatacaagttattttaatttttgctttaatttttttgttcacaAAAAAGGGAATATTGTGGAGTGTTCAAATGgaaaaagagaacaaaattcaaattatgccCCGTAGTTAGGCATTATGACGTGCCAAGAACCTTTGTCCCGGATTTATTTTGGTCCAAGTCTTTAGTGGAAGCTCAATTCCACACTcataatgcatttttttttcaggtAAATATTCTCACTAGATGAACTTATACTCAAATTTGAGAAAGATAGAAATTGATTTCTCCTCACTTCTCTCGTATTAATTTTCCCTCAATTCTATTCTCTCAATACTCTCTTGCTTCATGAACACTAAAGCAACCAAACATGCCCTTTATTTCATGAAATCCCGCCtctttttccctccaaattcGGGTTGACTGTTAGTATTCACGGTAAAACTAACGTCAATGacgatgaaaaatataattgttaggTACCAAGACTAACAAGTCGGGAACATGGGGTACGGAAACTGAATTAGTGGTATAGTTAGGTtaccaaaagtgaaatatatCCCTTTGTGTTACTTTAATGAAATTGCATCCTCCATGGTCAACACCATTGAATTCTCTTCTTATCATATATTACCGATGTTATTGAGGAGTCCGTCTAAAAAAGCTAGCTTTTATTGGGAGAGAGGTTGCatcttttatcaaaattaaagaataattacactctcctctccTGAGGTTTGGTATAGTTACACGTAGCTCCTTATGGAATTGGAAAATTACTAGTACCCCTAAGTTTGCTTTCCTATAACATATAAGTCCTCGTaagttaaaattcaccgaatttcttgatattaacaaaaaattattggataaatattactatttacGGCATGTCAAATAAAGATTTTATGATCAGATTAGCtttttatacatcttcacgaGTTAATGCACGTGAGAaggtatatatttacttttatatggGTATTTTAGTCTGAAGAactttgtttgacctgcattaagtcattaataagtcaatcgagggtaaatatcaatctatttacattaaattttttcattaatatcgATAAATTCAGTGGGATTTAACTAACGaaaaaatctatttgttagacgaatgCAAACATCAAGGatactatatgtaatttttcaaattacatggagtttatgtataattacaacaaagtTGAGGAGAGGGGATTGTAATTATCACTAATCTAAAATACGAAAAATGGCATCATTTTCAACATAAGTAATTTAGGGTGCTTTTAGCtgatatttgattttctcCCTTAGATGAGTGTCTCTGAGCCAGTAGGTTTCTGACGTAAATCAGTGGCGATTGTACAGCTTCCATCACTCATTGCCTGACGGCTGTATTCTTTTATGCAGAGAACTGCATCTGCAGGAAGCAGTGGATCATTTGATTCCTTGTCCCTCAAATCAGTAAATTATACAGGCTTGCAGAATGGTAGCTCTGAACCTGAAAAATCTGTAGAGACGTTTCATGACCAAACTTCATCTTTTCCTTCTATGCCACAATCTTCAACTTCCACTACATTCAGTGGCTTGGACCTCTTCAATGAACCTGTTGCACCAAAGAATGTTTCGTCTGCGCCTGTGACTGTTTACAATTCTCAATTGTCAGGGTCATCATTAGCTCAATCTGTTGATTTGTTCCAGCAATCTCCTATTTCGTCAGTTCCAACATTGAGTGTGCAACAACCATTCCAAACCCTACAACCTTCACCATTGGACATCAATGTGTCTCAGCAACAATCGGTTGCTTCTTCCAACAGGAAGACTTCTGATGTCATAGCACCAAACAACGGTGTGTGGGTGACATTCGACGCACCTCAGAACTTGGTGCCTATGGGTACTGAAAATTCTATTCCCGCTGCAGTGCCATCTTCTGGTGGAAATAATCTAGGAGACTTTAGCCCATTTTCTCTTGATCGGAGTTCTTCCAGTCAAAATGCTGCATCGGAACATACACTTTTGCATGAAGGCATTCAAATTGTTAAACCCACCACAAATAACACTCAGGTACGCACCATCCTGCATGAAGCACACAAGGTGATAAAGAAATTCAGTCCTCTCGGCTGGACAATTTCATAATTAGAAAGTATGAaatctttttgtatttattcaGAGAAACTTATAGATTCTGTGGAACATTATTGTGCTTTTCTATTATCTTGCAGTTATGGATAACATTTGAAGATTCTCCTGAGCTGCAGCAAATGCAGAACATGCTTAAAACTAGAGATCAAAAAGTGGTGCTCCGTGCCGCAGATGCTAATAAACCTCTTGGCTTTGGTGTATATGAGGTTGATACATCCCTTGAAGATCTAATGAAGGTTTGTTCCCTGCTTGGGCTTATTCGCTGACTTCTTTCCTTGCAGGCTCTGGATAATGGTGGAAATGTAAGAATTCCAGATGAGGTCGAACCTCTATCTAGCTTATCTTCACATTTCAATATGGTGTTGCATGATGTCCCTGTGGGGGTGGTAAGTTCCTGCCTTTTTCTTTACCTCATAGTCTCAATTGAAACTCaacttttttccttcaatttaTGTTATTCTTGTCATTCCTTTTCACTGTTATTATAGGCTGGATTAAGTTCAGTTGCAGCTGATTGTAAGCCAACCAATCCATTTGATCTTTCCTATGATGCTGACTTGGAATCTAGCTATATGGTATGCTTGTTTAAGAGCTCGATCGATCTTATCTATCACTTATTTGTGTACCTTAACCTGCCAAATTCAGAGGAGATGTTGGTTTGCAGGGACCTGGTTAAGGTAGAGAAAGAGGTAGTTATTAATAGTTTTCTACTGTAAACAGGTTGAGGGATGGCTTCTTCTGTATTATGCAAGCCTAACATGTCAGCATCAACACAGCAATTTTATGTTTTGCTTAACTgtctattattaattgatttgcTTATGactttttcatgtattttttatgatatttcaaACTAACCCTCACACacatattatacttatatgtTTAGTTGCTTTATGTTAGTCTATGCAATGTATTGTTCCTTATATGTTTTATGACAATTCTATGTCATTCTTTGATGCTAATTTCTTCAATGGCGACGTTTCATTTGTAGCTATATGCAATTCACTGATCCTACTATGGAGCATCTTGAAACAAATTTGGTAAAAGTATGCTAATCAACTATTCATGCACCCTTAATGATATGCATCAGTGGAGCCGCATAACAAGAAACGATGGAAGATAATTCCAGTAATTAACAATCAAAATTGTCATGGATATGAGGAAATGCAATGCTGCCCCTTTACATTTTACATCCATTCTGAAGTTGTATTTAACAGGTCACCAGTATCGagaatttttcctttttattttttgttttcatttgaaaGCATGTGCATTGGAAAGATTCTGACTGTATGACACTGTGTTTAGACTCCATTCAGGGACATGAGCTCATTGCAAGCAGCTTTGCCAAATAACCAGATGATGGCTCCCTATGACTACGTCGGTGAGACAAACTGGTTTCCCCAAAATTCTGTTCCATCATATGTTCCTGGTGGAGCTCCATTTGATGCTCCAGGTGGTATTTTATTCTGATTGACCATCTCTTGTCCTTTATATACCAGACCTAANNNNNNNNNNTTATGGTCGGGCAAGTGCCGAGCAACCAAATGCTGTTAGTGAtctttacctttttcttgacAACACATCGCATGTATAGTGGAATGTgaaattttaatctatttgAAGCTTGTTATTCTGTTTATTGCCATGGTCATATGCTATAAGTACTATAAGTACATGCCACAGTAATTATTT
This Sesamum indicum cultivar Zhongzhi No. 13 linkage group LG5, S_indicum_v1.0, whole genome shotgun sequence DNA region includes the following protein-coding sequences:
- the LOC105162736 gene encoding probable ADP-ribosylation factor GTPase-activating protein AGD14 (The sequence of the model RefSeq protein was modified relative to this genomic sequence to represent the inferred CDS: added 13 bases not found in genome assembly); protein product: MGSKREEERNEKIIRGLMKLPPNRRCINCNTLGPQYVCTTFWTFVCMTCSGIHREFTHRVKSVSMSKFTSQEVDALQKGGNQRARELFLKAWDPHKLRLTDNSNADKVREFIKDVYVKKRYAVEKPSDRPPKDPQGLRSYEDETRRANSYHSYSQSPPYDFQYEERRYGKHAVCLTRKPGSDRGLYGAKLSSFSSPSRFSDHANDEGFANEGSHPRVLEYSASSGSDPFRCGALSAGSQRDIGSPFSETSSNFSNKITGHHTVLHNSDAISGSKRRHSQVMSLSLQFLRTASAGSSGSFDSLSLKSVNYTGLQNGSSEPEKSVETFHDQTSSFPSMPQSSTSTTFSGLDLFNEPVAPKNVSSAPVTVYNSQLSGSSLAQSVDLFQQSPISSVPTLSVQQPFQTLQPSPLDINVSQQQSVASSNRKTSDVIAPNNGVWVTFDAPQNLVPMGTENSIPAAVPSSGGNNLGDFSPFSLDRSSSSQNAASEHTLLHEGIQIVKPTTNNTQLWITFEDSPELQQMQNMLKTRDQKVVLRAADANKPLGFGVYEALDNGGNVRIPDEVEPLSSLSSHFNMVLHDVPVGVAGLSSVAADCKPTNPFDLSYDADLESSYMTPFRDMSSLQAALPNNQMMAPYDYVGETNWFPQNSVPSYVPGGAPFDAPGSLGFMVGQVPSNQMLSVAAQSPVASIGGNPFA